Within Desulfolithobacter dissulfuricans, the genomic segment AATCCAGAATCACCCCCCACACCGGTCAGACAACGCCGGCCAGCCCGCCGCTCCATTTTTTTTGAAAAAATCACTTTTTTTCCGAAAAAAGGTTCCGCCCCCCGGTAAGAGAATATAGAAGCGGGCACACCTCCAACCTTCAAGACGTTTCCAAAAAATATGTTTTCCGTAAAGACGGTTCGATATGGTGTCAGTGCCATGGCCATTGTTCTGGCTGCTGTCGCACCGGCGCAGGCGTATAAACATCTTGGCACGGCTGGCCGGACATTCCCGATTGTGGAACCGGACGCGCTGACTGAAATCAAAGAGGCGGCGGCCCGTGTCAATTGGGAAAAGGTTTGGGACAAGCAGCAATTCCCGGACAAGCCTGAAACGTAGGTATAGCGTGAAATCTTACGACATTTTTCGTAAACTTTTTATCCAATCCAGAGGATCGGACCCAACATGCAAATATCGACGGTGTCATCATAACCTACTGGAATAACGACGATAAAAAACAAGATCCCGGTTATTTTTTTCTTGACAAGGCCTTGAAAGGGCGGTTCGCGTTTTTCTATGTGATTTCAATTAGTTGCATAGGAGAACGCCATGGACCAAATCAAACTCTACAACGTGGAACGTATTGTCAGCCTCATCACGGATCAGACCAAAACGGTGCGAAAGCATTGCAATGCTGATAACTTTATCCGAGTATTGCGCCGATGTTTTCAGGCGATCCCTGATCACCGCCAAGTCAGCAAAACGAGCATCTCCCTCGATGATGCTCTCATGTCAGCATACGCCATGTTCTCCCTCAAGGATCCCTCGTTGCTGGCTTTTGAAAATCGACGTCTCAACGAGGCCGAAAATCTGCGTGCCGTATTCGGTATCGAAAACATCGCCTCCGACACCCAGATGCGGGAAATCCTCGATCCTCTTTCGCCGCGTGAATTCAGATCAGGTTTTACCGCGGTATTCCGCATCCTCCAGCGCGGCAAAGACCTCGAAGCCATGACCTGTCTGGATGGACACTACCTGATCAGCGGTGACGGTACCGGTTTCTACTATTCGACAAAAGTCGGCAATGATTTCTGCCTCAGAAAGAAACAGGAAAACGGTAAACATGCCTACTACCAGCAGATGTATGGAGCAGCCATTGTCCATCCTGACAAACGGGAAGTCATTCCCTTCTGTCCCGAAATGATCAGCAACCAGGACGGCACCAGCAAGCAGGACTGTGAGCGGGCTGCTGCCCAGCGTTTCTGGCGAGAGTTCCGTCGCGAACACCCTCATCTTCCAGTCATCGTCACTGAAGACGCTCTGAGCAGCAA encodes:
- a CDS encoding transposase, whose product is MDQIKLYNVERIVSLITDQTKTVRKHCNADNFIRVLRRCFQAIPDHRQVSKTSISLDDALMSAYAMFSLKDPSLLAFENRRLNEAENLRAVFGIENIASDTQMREILDPLSPREFRSGFTAVFRILQRGKDLEAMTCLDGHYLISGDGTGFYYSTKVGNDFCLRKKQENGKHAYYQQMYGAAIVHPDKREVIPFCPEMISNQDGTSKQDCERAAAQRFWREFRREHPHLPVIVTEDALSSNAPHIRELKALNLRFILGVKPGDHQFLFEQFDASVETGKVTEFNMDDPRDPKKYHVFRYVNGLSLNKSNQDLKVNLLEYWQADDKGNELRFAWVTDLEITRENAYEIMRAGRARWRIENETFNTLKNQGYHLGHNYGLGAQHLSMVFTTLMVLAFLVDQAQQLGCWLFRKAWEESRSKRQLWENVRSRFRELPVDSMETLYRSIAFGIKGYVVEVIEPDDVMT